In Yarrowia lipolytica chromosome 1F, complete sequence, a genomic segment contains:
- a CDS encoding uncharacterized protein (Compare to YALI0F30525g, similar to Saccharomyces cerevisiae TRF5 (YNL299W) and PAP2 (YOL115W); ancestral locus Anc_3.58, weakly similar to uniprot|P48561 Saccharomyces cerevisiae YNL299w TRF5 nuclear division protein), producing the protein MFSEVLSPMAKRTTKLPPATVATKADLRNRPIAQPVSRRRGQQATPNNANNNSNNNSAEDKSNNTNDTKDSKDGKEKASKKKRKKNKKKSQSGPISPQDRRNSGNGYNVLVDENDDKSGDEGERSSKKRRTAGSAASTTASSDMDSENERSVSTAPTSAPAPKPPADSPPPPPPVDPSEWNMNEDFVGFDFSDGEDEEDEEPEEPVRSRKRTIEEVDDASSGPASKKQDLEAPWIKSNYHQYDRVSDWLQEEVMDFVKYISPTQSEIKARQDLVERVRGAVNGLWGDAKVHVLGSFTTNMHLPQSDIDLVVCSPHGHYGERACIYQLSSVIRSRMKVAELQTITKARVPIIKFIDSRTGVHVDISFEKDGGIKTASTITKWSKSMPALRPLVLIVKQFLSSRRLNEVFTGGLGGFSVICMVYSFLIQHPRISTGDISPMDNLGVLLIEFFELYGVNFNYERVALNMDGNCGYLSKRLYPDLIGRNPFAVAIRDPDDHENNISQGTFNMRNIKRAFSGAFQLLSGKCLDMNKTGYKGRQGKSLLTSIIKLKGPVRDQTPDAITEPLKYTGGGDEFKIPQDAVYNSVLMNDEDEDEKAKQAEDADKTKRRAAQREEQKKKKELTTASDDKIPKGPAADRNQPKADQRKMSKDRAAARAAAREVMEISSDDDDGSDSKNGGAKSNPIDLSSDEEKGRSDIKKDPSAKRRFWQQKGGLDY; encoded by the coding sequence atgttcTCCGAAGTATTGTCACCAATGGCAAAACGAACAACTAAGCTGCCGCCAGCTACAGTGGCTACAAAGGCGGATTTGAGGAACCGCCCTATCGCACAGCCTGTGAGTCGGCGTAGGGGCCAACAAGCAACGCCTAACaacgccaacaacaacagcaataACAACAGCGCGGAAGACAAAAGTAACAACACAAATGATACCAAGGACAGCAAAGATGGCAAGGAAAAGGCCAGCAAGAAGAAacgaaagaagaacaagaagaagagccaaTCGGGACCCATTAGTCCGCAGGACCGTCGAAACTCTGGAAACGGATACAACGTCCTGGTAGACGAGAATGACGACAAATCTGGAGAtgagggagagagaagCTCTaagaagagaagaactGCGGGATCTGCTGCATCGACCACCGCTTCTTCAGATATGGACAGCGAAAATGAGAGATCGGTCTCCACAGCACCTACATCTGCCCCAGCTCCCAAACCTCCTGCTgactctcctcctcctccaccaccagtTGATCCCAGTGAGTGGAACATGAACGAGGATTTTGTCGGGTTTGATTTTTCGGATGGtgaggatgaggaagacgaagagccagaggagcCCGTCAGATCGCGTAAGCGAACTAtcgaggaggtggacgatGCAAGTTCAGGACCTGCTTCCAAGAAACAGGACCTTGAGGCCCCATGGATCAAGTCAAACTACCATCAATACGACCGTGTGTCTGATTGGTTGCAGGAGGAAGTGATGGACTTTGTCAAGTACATTTCTCCCACTCAGTCGGAGATAAAGGCACGTCAGGATCTGGTGGAGCGTGTTCGAGGGGCCGTGAACGGCCTGTGGGGAGACGCGAAGGTGCACGTACTGGGATCATTCACTACCAACATGCACCTGCCTCAGAGTGATATTGATCTCGTCGTCTGCAGTCCTCACGGACACTACGGCGAGAGAGCTTGCATTTACCAGCTCAGCAGTGTCATTCGAAGCCGGATGAAGGTTGCGGAGCTCCAGACTATCACAAAGGCCAGAGTGCCTATTATCAAGTTCATCGACTCGAGAACGGGCGTCCATGTGGACATATCGTTTGAGAAGGACGGAGGAATCAAGACTGCATCTACCATCACGAAATGGAGCAAGAGCATGCCTGCTCTTCGACCCCTGGTGTTGATTGTCAAACAGTTCCTGTCGAGTAGACGACTTAACGAGGTCTTCACAGGTGGTCTGGGTGGATTTTCAGTCATTTGCATGGTGTACTCGTTCCTGATTCAGCATCCCCGAATTTCGACGGGCGACATTAGCCCCATGGACAACCTTGGAGTTTTGTTGATTGAGTTCTTCGAGCTCTACGGTGTCAACTTCAATTACGAGCGTGTTGCTCTCAACATGGATGGTAACTGTGGTTACCTTAGCAAACGTTTGTACCCTGATCTCATTGGTCGAAACCCCTTTGCCGTGGCAATCCGTGATCCTGATGATCATGAGAACAATATTTCCCAGGGAACCTTCAACATGCGAAATATCAAACGTGCCTTCAGCGGTGCATTCCAACTGCTGTCGGGTAAGTGTCTTGATATGAACAAGACTGGATATAAGGGACGCCAGGGGAAGAGTTTACTGACATCCATCATCAAGCTGAAGGGTCCTGTCCGAGACCAGACCCCTGATGCAATTACCGAACCTCTCAAGTACACAGGTGGAGGGGATGAGTTCAAGATCCCTCAGGACGCTGTGTACAACTCCGTGCTAATGAacgatgaggacgaggatgagAAGGCTAAGCAAGCAGAAGATGCTGACAAAACAAAGAGGCGTGCTGCCCAGAGGGAGGagcagaaaaagaagaaggagttgaCTACTGCATCAGATGACAAGATTCCCAAgggtccagcagcagataGAAACCAGCCCAAGGCCGATCAGAGAAAAATGTCCAAGGATAGAGCCGCTGCACGAGCTGCTGCGCGtgaggtgatggagattTCGAgcgatgacgacgacggtTCCGACAGCAAGAATGGTGGAGCTAAGAGCAATCCCATTGACTTGTCGTCGGATGAGGAGAAGGGTCGATCTGACATCAAGAAAGATCCTTCGGCCAAGCGACGATTCTGGCAGCAGAAAGGAGGACTGGATTACTAG
- a CDS encoding uncharacterized protein (Compare to YALI0F30547g, similar to uniprot|P39721 Saccharomyces cerevisiae YAL049c unknown function, similar to Saccharomyces cerevisiae YAL049C; ancestral locus Anc_7.18), with translation MVLLPCCATGFKHDGEISGEFKDFHGTKTYFAGKPSDKIVLLLTDILGLEYKGSLLLADQFAEEGFFVVVPDLFNNDPVALNPPESFSLMNDWFPRHTFETTIPFAKEIAQHIRDDFKPSFVGTVGYCYGGKLVGALGATDLVNALAWAHPSFVTVEDAKAIKHPLIIAAAETDNIYTPELRANVEAALKETGKTYYATLSSKTVHGFACRGDPNDPPVKFAKEKAFADFTQWFKLHGGK, from the coding sequence ATGGTTCTCCTTCCCTGCTGCGCTACCGGTTTCAAGCACGACGGAGAGATTTCCGGTGAGTTTAAGGACTTTCATGGAACAAAGACTTACTTTGCAGGTAAGCCCTCTGACAAGATTGTGCTACTGTTGACCGACATTCTGGGTCTCGAATACAAGGGCTCCCTGCTCCTGGCCGATCAATTTGCCGAGGAGGGCTTCTTTGTTGTCGTTCCCGATCTCTTCAACAACGACCCAGTCGCACTCAACCCTCCTGAGAGCTTTTCCCTTATGAACGATTGGTTCCCCCGACACACATTTGAAACCACTATCCCCTTCGCCAAGGAAATCGCACAGCACATTAGGGACGACTTCAAGCCCTCGTTTGTGGGAACTGTTGGATACTGCTACGGAGGAAAGCTTGTCGGAGCTCTGGGAGCCACTGATCTCGTCAACGCTCTGGCTTGGGCTCATCCCTCTTTCGTCACTGTGGAGGATGCCAAGGCTATCAAGCACCCTCTGATcattgctgctgcagagACTGATAATATTTACACTCCCGAGCTGCGAGCCAACGTcgaggctgctctcaaaGAGACCGGAAAGACCTACTACGCCACCCTCAGCTCCAAGACTGTCCACGGTTTTGCATGCCGAGGCGACCCTAATGACCCTCCTGTCAAGTtcgccaaggagaaggcaTTCGCCGACTTCACCCAGTGGTTCAAGCTTCATGGCGGTAAATAA
- a CDS encoding uncharacterized protein (Compare to YALI0F30569g, similar to uniprot|P17064 Saccharomyces cerevisiae YER056c FCY2 purine-cytosine permease) gives MSEYDIEKQTGVKAEGLSSSTSLEYPRHGSVEDIVQTHPDNLFFRILKHLKAEIRGIDRVPEEEKTDNSIWNAASMWFSANFVIASFALGGLGVSVFQLHFIDSLLTIIFFNILGMAPVAFYSCFGPKFGLRQMVLSRYWFGYQGVRFLAFFNCIACIGWGTVNTIVSAQMLHTVNHGGLPVPVAIVIVSLLTFCVSFMGYHFIHHYEKWAWVPNAVVFLIIAIQMGRSHAFEWGTMDVGTSEAANVLSFGGAVFGFATGWCPSAADYTVYMPKKTSSVKVFCALMLGLGTPLICVMTLGAACMTGIRTTPRFNDGYNKNGIGGLVFEILVTDSLHGFGQFCIVVLALSTVANNIPNMYSLGLSAQTIWSKFKLVPRAAWAILGNGAVIGISIAAYYAFEEFIDNFMNIIGYWLAVYTAINLSAHFFWIGGFKGYNPDIHKDHTLARLLRCYVFFLCRNCWSSSWYGSGLVHWSHW, from the coding sequence ATGTCTGAATACGATATCGAAAAACAAACTGGAGTAAAAGCTGAGGgcctctcctcctcaacctcccTCGAATACCCTCGCCATGGCTCTGTTGAAGACATTGTCCAGACTCACCCGGacaacctcttcttccgaaTCCTCAAACACCTGAAGGCTGAGATTCGAGGTATCGACCGAGTCcctgaggaggaaaagacTGACAACAGTATCTGGAACGCCGCTTCCATGTGGTTCTCCGCTAACTTTGTTATCGCTTCTTTCGctctcggtggccttggTGTCTCCGTTTTCCAGCTGCATTTCATCGACTCTCTTCTTaccatcatcttcttcaacatTCTCGGTATGGCCCCCGTTGCCTTTTACTCTTGCTTCGGCCCCAAGTTTGGTCTCCGACAAATGGTTCTTTCTCGATACTGGTTTGGATACCAGGGTGTTCGATTCCTTGCATTTTTCAACTGTATCGCTTGTATCGGCTGGGGTACAGTCAACACAATCGTGTCTGCTCAGATGCTCCACACTGTCAACCATGGTGGACTTCCCGTTCCCGTGGCTATTGTTATCGTCTCTCTTCTGACATTCTGTGTCTCCTTCATGGGTTACCACTTCATCCACCATTACGAGAAGTGGGCCTGGGTTCCCAACGCTGTTGTCTTCCTCATCATTGCTATTCAGATGGGACGATCTCACGCCTTTGAGTGGGGAACTATGGATGTCGGAACTTCTGAAGCTGCTAACGTTCTCTCTTTCGGTGGAGCAGTCTTCGGTTTCGCTACTGGATGGTGCCCCTCCGCCGCTGACTACACAGTGTATATGCCCAAGAAGACTTCATCCGTCAAGGTTTTCTGCGCTCTCATGTTGGGTCTCGGTACCCCTCTGATCTGTGTCATGACTCTTGGTGCTGCCTGCATGACTGGTATCCGAACTACTCCCCGATTCAACGATGGATACAACAAGAACGGTATTGGAGGACTTGTCTTTGAGATCCTCGTCACTGACTCTCTCCACGGATTTGGCCAGTTCTGTATCGTCGTTCTTGCTCTTTCTACTGTTGCCAACAACATTCCCAACATGTACTCTCTTGGTCTCTCTGCCCAGACTATCTGGTCCAAGTTCAAGCTTGTCCCCCGAGCTGCTTGGGCTATTCTCGGAAACGGTGCTGTCATCGGTATCTCTATTGCCGCTTACTACGCCTTTGAGGAGTTCATTGACAACTTCATGAACATTATCGGCTACTGGTTGGCCGTTTACACTGCCATTAACCTGTCTGcccacttcttctggatTGGAGGTTTCAAGGGCTATAACCCTGACATCCACAAGGATCATACCCTTGCCCGTCTCTTACGCTGCTATGTTTTCTTTCTGTGTCGGAATTGCTGGAGCAGTTCTTGGTATGGATCAGGTCTGGTACACTGGTCCCATTGGTAA
- a CDS encoding uncharacterized protein (Compare to YALI0F30591g, weakly similar to uniprot|P24552 Fusarium solani D- amino acid oxidase) encodes MVVVIGSGVIGLTSAYYLLQEGHEVTVVARDMPTRVGEPDHDWPGEWASPWGGAMFHPDPRAQGDERDIQRETFRLWWELYHADPFTGLGFRLTRDFYDETSYPGSESREKDSENRMWAREFPQFRWLQDHEIPARAKQKTFGGHVTHGVEYLSASVNPWVYLKWLRTFLERRGVKFIQSEVSSIAQAVEIAGDHSRLVVNASGVGAKHMEPVQDAAVKAVRGQTLWVKTSYDGPMCSRTGKYYTYVIPRPQSGGIIIGGISQPGNFSKVVDDEVNREIVTKVDTICPDMIANARATLFEKGDGPLPVTSEFEGLPVIKKIIGFRPGRDGGYRIEKETIAGGFTVIHAYGFEGQGYIYSGGIGQRVAWLAATKASL; translated from the coding sequence ATGGTTGTTGTAATTGGATCTGGAGTCATTGGACTCACCTCGGCCTACTACCTTCTGCAAGAGGGCCATGAAGTCACTGTTGTTGCCCGTGATATGCCCACCCGAGTGGGTGAGCCTGATCACGATTGGCCTGGCGAATGGGCGTCTCCTTGGGGAGGTGCCATGTTCCACCCCGACCCTCGAGCCCAAGGTGACGAGCGAGACATTCAGCGAGAGACCTTCCGTCTCTGGTGGGAACTGTATCATGCTGATCCCTTCACTGGTCTCGGATTCCGACTCACCAGAGACTTTTACGATGAAACGTCGTATCCTGGATCCGAGTCGCGTGAGAAAGATTCTGAAAACCGAATGTGGGCCAGAGAATTTCCTCAATTCAGATGGCTCCAGGACCACGAGATTCCCGCCCGAGCCAAACAGAAGACTTTTGGtggccacgtgactcacGGAGTAGAGTACCTGTCTGCCTCGGTAAACCCCTGGGTGTATCTCAAGTGGCTGAGAACATTCCTTGAGCGACGAGGTGTAAAGTTCATCCAGTCTGAAGTCTCCTCCATTGCGCAGGCCGTGGAGATTGCAGGAGACCACTCTAGACTTGTTGTCAATGCTTCTGGAGTCGGTGCCAAGCACATGGAACCTGTGCAGGATGCCGCTGTCAAAGCTGTACGAGGCCAGACACTCTGGGTGAAGACCTCTTATGACGGCCCCATGTGCTCTCGTACCGGCAAGTACTATACCTATGTTATTCCCCGACCCCAGTCAGGAGGAATCATCATTGGTGGTATTTCTCAGCCGGGCAACTTTTCCAAGGTAGTGGATGACGAAGTTAACAGGGAAATCGTCACCAAGGTCGATACTATTTGCCCCGACATGATTGCTAACGCACGTGCCACCCTGTTTGAAAAGGGTGACGGACCGTTGCCCGTCACTTCTGAGTTCGAGGGTCTTCCTGTTATCAAGAAGATCATTGGCTTCAGACCCGGAAGAGACGGCGGCTACAGAATCGAGAAGGAAACTATCGCAGGAGGTTTCACCGTCATTCATGCCTACGGGTTTGAGGGACAAGGATACATCTACTCCGGCGGTATCGGCCAACGGGTCGCTTGGCTGGCTGCCACCAAGGCTTCTTTGTAG
- a CDS encoding uncharacterized protein (Compare to YALI0F30613g, similar to uniprot|Q9P5M9 Schizosaccharomyces pombe putative class II aldolase), protein MQMYLVSISSSTCTTVQVFVLQLHNKMSPAEVVQPENKFAHGAPHPHQIPKIQGLEKRKWMLQHMAGAFRIMGRKGYTEGSAGHISIRDPIDPNTFWINPIGVHYSLMKPSHMVHVDEKGNILKDGNQAAVNTAGFLIHSAIHKARPDVDAACHTHSIHGKAYSAFGKELEMINQDVCTFYKAHSVYRAFGGVVLGDEEGHKIAEALGDNMAVILQNHGLLTVGRTVDEATYLFTLMERSCEAQMLANSAECKGFQKQFIHDEEAQFTFDSSCDMGTLYAEMQPDYEYELHCEDFRDM, encoded by the coding sequence ATGCAAATGTACTTGGTAAGcatctcttcttcaacttgcactacagtacaagtattcgTACTACAACTACACAACAAAATGAGCCCAGCGGAAGTCGTCCAACCCGAAAACAAATTTGCCCACGGAGCTCCCCACCCCCACCAGATCCCCAAGATCCagggtctggagaagcgaaagTGGATGCTACAGCACATGGCAGGAGCGTTCCGAATCATGGGCCGAAAGGGATACACTGAGGGATCTGCCGGCCACATTTCCATCCGAGACCCCATCGATCCCAACACCTTCTGGATCAACCCTATCGGAGTGCACTACAGTCTCATGAAGCCCTCCCACATGGTCCATGTTGATGAAAAGGGTAACATTCTGAAGGATGGAAACCAGGCGGCAGTGAACACCGCCGGATTCCTGATCCACTCCGCAATCCACAAGGCCCGTCCCGATGTTGACGCCGCCTGCCATACTCACAGCATTCATGGAAAGGCCTACTCGGCATTCGGCaaggagttggagatgatcaaCCAGGACGTCTGTACTTTTTACAAGGCTCACTCTGTCTACCGCGCCTTCGGTGGAGTTGTTCTGGGCGATGAGGAGGGCCACAAGATCGCTGAGGCCCTGGGTGACAATATGGCTGTCATTCTGCAGAACCACGGCCTTCTCACTGTGGGACGAACCGTGGACGAGGCGACATACCTGTTTACCCTGATGGAGCGATCCTGCGAGGCTCAGATGCTGGCCAACTCTGCCGAATGCAAGGGATTCCAGAAACAGTTCATCCatgacgaggaggctcAGTTCACCTTTGATAGCAGCTGCGATATGGGCACTCTCTACGCCGAGATGCAGCCTGACTATGAGTACGAGCTGCACTGTGAGGATTTCCGAGACATGTAA
- a CDS encoding uncharacterized protein (Compare to YALI0F30635g, no similarity) has protein sequence MAASLLPDEIWGLVIQHLDLESLVNIGDTCRYLHALIDDSEAILRSAVADVAPWVELGVDGLEANTWRQCARFVFEQQKQAREVPNESFDDIYFEVLEDASSKPSKVQLIDVTTVDRLPEDFEPIFEKTTMKLGGTGVEVDMKTLGFSYISEPEHKMCEQKYGVDVYASLGFAEFHCLEYSNSSELLIVEKCSKGALMKWKDGVVDVDNAYVFQFLGTCSDVQVLPNAMLCLELYEDHQASISYVDHTRRKQIQVLEWISDYMWFMTLQYHGYLWIGFGGHLVPFFFDINSTKVRFVTDRTLVGGYEEFTLPTQGKGVYKRYVAYGITNGIFYDMASGDTVCYDEPSLPRTGNFFAGTSQGKLQFFRISPERIVSLENQFNAKKDHLDEGVSSQWFLS, from the coding sequence ATGGCAGCTTCCCTATTGCCAGACGAAATATGGGGCCTTGTGATCCAACATTTGGATTTAGAATCACTGGTCAACATAGGAGATACCTGTCGTTACTTACATGCCCTGATTGATGACTCAGAAGCCATATTACGCTCTGCTGTTGCGGATGTTGCACCCTGGGTGGAGCTAGGTGTTGATGGCTTGGAAGCCAATACCTGGCGACAATGTGCACGTTTTGTTTTCGagcaacaaaaacaagcaCGTGAAGTGCCAAACGAATCTTTCGATGACATTTACTTTGAGGTTCTCGAAGATGCCAGTTCCAAGCCGTCAAAAGTTCAGTTAATTGATGTGACCACTGTCGACAGGTTACCAGAGGATTTTGAGCCTATTTTTGAAAAGACGACCATGAAACTTGGAGGAACGGGCGTGGAAGTGGACATGAAGACGCTCGGGTTCAGTTATATTTCGGAGCCAGAGCACAAGATGTGTGAGCAAAAGTACGGCGTGGACGTTTATGCCAGTCTGGGGTTTGCGGAGTTCCACTGCTTGGAATACAGCAATTCGTCAGAGCTGTTGATTGTGGAAAAGTGCAGCAAGGGGGCATTGATGAAGTGGAAGGATGGGGTTGTCGATGTTGATAACGCCTACGTATTCCAATTCTTGGGTACATGCAGTGATGTCCAGGTCTTGCCCAATGCCATGTTGTGTTTAGAGCTCTATGAGGATCATCAAGCGAGTATCAGTTATGTGGATCATACAAGACGCAAGCAGATACAGGTTTTGGAGTGGATCAGTGACTATATGTGGTTTATGACATTGCAATATCATGGTTATCTGTGGATTGGTTTTGGAGGACATCTGGTGCCATTCTTTTTCGACATCAACAGCACCAAGGTGCGGTTTGTGACTGACAGGACGTTGGTGGGAGGATATGAGGAGTTCACGCTTCCAACTCAAGGCAAAGGAGTGTATAAGCGTTATGTTGCCTACGGTATTACTAACGGTATTTTCTATGACATGGCTTCTGGGGACACGGTCTGTTATGATGAGCCATCGTTACCCCGTACAGGAAATTTCTTTGCAGGTACATCTCAAGGCAAACTTCAATTTTTCAGGATATCCCCTGAACGCATCGTCAGTCTCGAAAACCAGTTTAATGCCAAAAAGGATCATCTTGATGAAGGTGTTTCAAGTCAGTGGTTCTTGTCCTAA
- a CDS encoding uncharacterized protein (Compare to YALI0F30657g, no similarity) gives MKGHVRHNQTHSSAKMLVLYEILNVPVNAGGFDISQAYRTRCLQLIKLLGKSDAYLSFYAVSDAYQILRVPQYRNNYLACGDDPKFFAAFEPRFIDAIDLFTSLFGLPQMEPLVCNASTKNLSAQSAVFQTVTKIEKELYGKQKSNTKLVLVKDKHVKMLRRMGWDKNKVNEMLKGKKNANSQDALQASVSFYNSLIDADFASDVDSDDFSQVFTSNFQQQLAPFRELPFGADYCKALGSAFVTISQSFKEKLEHSRLSSMFGGLDTDSWKKQHAELAMRLGEARDLCLHAAAYWRDKHISGTDQVNLCYAACVYQIILNIFVRDAVIIAHDCLERKGNRKAKLQRAKRLWAIGNWMVSAPGTPVPYEDTLHEVVTITAQLEAGVIRRRTDPEQKALDYSTVIDTRGLWETGTGIGDPGTFLPYSPTLHQGAAF, from the coding sequence ATGAAAGGGCACGTTCGCCACAATCAAACTCACTCGTCAGCAAAAATGCTAGTGCTTTACGAGATCCTCAACGTGCCTGTCAACGCCGGTGGCTTCGACATCAGCCAGGCCTATCGCACACGATGCTTGCAACTCATCAAGCTTCTGGGCAAGAGCGACGCGTACCTTAGTTTCTACGCCGTTTCCGACGCCTACCAGATTCTGCGGGTTCCCCAGTACAGAAACAACTACCTGGCCTGCGGAGATGACCCCAAGTTCTTCGCCGCCTTTGAGCCCCGCTTCATTGATGCCATCGACCTCTTCACATCGCTGTTTGGCCTCCCACAAATGGAGCCTCTGGTGTGCAACGCCAGTACCAAGAACCTGAGCGCACAGTCTGCTGTGTTCCAGACGGTTACCAAGatcgagaaggagctctACGGCAAGCAGAAGTCCAACACTAAGCTGGTCTtggtcaaggacaagcACGTCAAGATGCTGCGACGAATGGGATGGGATAAGAACAAGGTGAACGAGATGCTGAAGGGAAAGAAGAACGCCAACTCCCAAGACGCCCTCCAGGCCTCTGTGTCCTTCTACAACTCTCTGATTGACGCAGACTTTGCATCAGACGTAGACTCAGACGACTTCTCTCAGGTATTCACATCCAACTTCCAGCAACAACTGGCTCCCTTCAGAGAATTGCCCTTTGGTGCCGATTATTGTAAGGCTCTGGGCTCTGCGTTCGTGACCATATCACAGTCATTCAAGGAAAAGCTCGAACACAGCAGGCTATCGAGCATGTTTGGAGGACTGGACACAGACAGCTGGAAGAAACAACACGCTGAACTTGCCATGCGGCTGGGTGAAGCACGAGACCTGTGCCTTCATGCTGCGGCTTACTGGAGAGACAAGCATATTTCGGGCACCGATCAGGTGAACCTGTGCTATGCTGCTTGTGTCTACCAGATCATTCTCAACATTTTTGTGCGAGACGCAGTGATCATCGCTCACGACTGTCTTGAGCGAAAGGGCAACCGAAAAGCCAAACTTCAGCGAGCAAAGCGACTCTGGGCTATTGGTAATTGGATGGTTTCTGCCCCCGGTACTCCTGTTCCTTACGAGGACACTTTGCATGAGGTTGTCACCATTACTGCGCAGCTTGAAGCTGGCGTGATTCGACGAAGAACCGATCCCGAGCAGAAAGCTCTGGATTACAGCACGGTGATTGATACTCGAGGTCTTTGGGAAACCGGTACCGGAATCGGTGACCCTGGAACTTTTCTTCCCTACTCACCCACCcttcatcaaggagctgcttTCTGA
- a CDS encoding uncharacterized protein (Compare to YALI0F30679g, similar to Saccharomyces cerevisiae CEM1 (YER061C); ancestral locus Anc_7.242, similar to uniprot|P39525 Saccharomyces cerevisiae YER061c CEM1 3-oxoacyl-[acyl-carrier protein] synthase), giving the protein MTRVVVTGLGLVSPLGVGVKQAWNRLIAGKSGIVALDERFDALSCRVGGVVPQDEWSEASSANLAAGEIKRVPLFAQYAMVAAQEAVNDSKLLADAGESAKHTDIGCSIGTGIANMAELADTVTAFNNKGPRGISPLFVPRIIANMGAGHVSMRFGLQGPNHSVSTACATGAHSIGDAANFIRLGYAKAMIAGSTEACMHPIALGGFARAKSVATKWNDSPSEASRPFDKDRGGFVMGEGSAVLVLEEYEHAVARGAPIYAEVCGYGLSGDAHHITAPPDDGNGAYRAMKQALKQANVSAVKIDYVNAHATSTPLGDAAENAALTQLFEGRNLSDIAVSSTKGAIGHLLGGAGSVEALFTIKALETGDLPPTLNLNELSDPDVFKFNFVPKETQHRDVRYALNNSFGFGGTNSSLLFGKV; this is encoded by the coding sequence ATGACAAGAGTAGTGGTGACAGGACTTGGTCTGGTCAGTCCCCTCGGAGTCGGAGTAAAACAGGCATGGAACCGACTTATTGCTGGAAAATCTGGAATTGTGGCTCTCGACGAACGGTTCGACGCTTTATCCTGCCGAGTAGGAGGAGTGGTCCCTCAGGACGAATGGTCTGAAGCTTCATCTGCCAACCTCGCAGCTGGAGAGATCAAACGGGTACCTCTGTTTGCCCAGTATGCCATGGTGGCTGCCCAGGAGGCTGTCAACGACAGCAAATTGCTAGCTGACGCAGGGGAGTCAGCTAAACACACAGATATTGGATGTTCGATTGGTACTGGAATCGCCAACATGGCTGAACTGGCAGATACAGTCACAGCTTTCAACAACAAGGGTCCCCGAGGTATTTCACCACTATTTGTTCCCCGAATCATTGCTAACATGGGTGCGGGACACGTCAGTATGCGGTTCGGTCTCCAAGGACCCAATCACTCTGTATCCACTGCCTGTGCCACTGGAGCTCACAGCATAGGAGATGCAGCCAACTTCATTCGACTGGGATACGCGAAGGCTATGATTGCCGGATCAACCGAGGCCTGTATGCACCCAATTGCACTTGGTGGATTTGCACGGGCCAAGAGTGTGGCTACCAAGTGGAACGACTCCCCCTCTGAAGCATCCAGACCCTTTGATAAAGATCGAGGAGGATTTGTTATGGGCGAGGGATCTGCTGTTCTTGTCCTAGAGGAATATGAACACGCCGTTGCCCGTGGTGCTCCCATTTACGCTGAAGTGTGTGGTTACGGTCTTTCTGGAGATGCTCATCACATTACTGCCCCTCCTGATGATGGAAACGGGGCCTATCGAGCCATGAAAcaggctctcaagcaggCCAATGTTTCTGCCGTCAAGATCGATTATGTTAACGCCCATGCCACTTCCACCCCTCTTGGTGACGCGGCTGAAAATGCTGCTCTGACTCAACTCTTTGAGGGCAGAAACCTGTCTGATATCGCCGTTTCTTCCACCAAGGGTGCCATTGGCCATCTTCTGGGTGGAGCTGGATCTGTGGAGGCTCTGTTCACCATCAAGGCTCTCGAAACTGGAGACTTGCCTCccactctcaacctcaatgAGCTTTCTGACCCTGATGTCTTCAAGTTCAACTTTGTGCCCAAGGAGACTCAGCACCGTGATGTCCGGTATGCACTCAACAACAGTTTCGGATTCGGAGGCACCAACTCCagtcttctttttggtAAGGTATAG